From a region of the Polynucleobacter corsicus genome:
- a CDS encoding alpha/beta hydrolase, producing MNSRTKIIHIDGVVGQIEMSIDLPDELKNNPDFLVRGLALVAHPHPLMGGTMDNKVAQTMARAFNQLGYLSVRPNFRGVGTTAGVHDDGVGEMEDLLHVTDWMRTPSSWNQFEGTAQQAWVQTANTLPLVVSGFSFGSFVGTHLVQRLAELGRPAERLVMVGSAAGKWVLAPVPADTILIHGEVDETIPLIDVLDWARPQELTVQVVPGADHFFHRRLHCIRNIITSAWLGMPDHRNQ from the coding sequence ATGAATAGCCGTACCAAAATAATTCATATAGATGGTGTTGTGGGTCAAATCGAAATGTCGATTGATCTGCCAGATGAATTAAAAAATAATCCTGATTTTTTGGTGAGAGGTTTGGCTTTGGTTGCGCATCCACACCCACTAATGGGCGGAACGATGGATAACAAGGTTGCGCAAACCATGGCACGTGCTTTTAATCAACTGGGTTACCTTAGTGTGCGTCCTAATTTTCGTGGGGTAGGGACTACTGCCGGAGTTCATGATGACGGTGTTGGCGAGATGGAAGACTTACTGCACGTCACTGATTGGATGCGTACCCCTTCTAGTTGGAATCAATTTGAGGGAACTGCGCAACAGGCATGGGTACAGACTGCCAATACTTTGCCTTTAGTGGTTTCTGGATTTTCATTTGGCAGCTTTGTGGGAACCCATTTGGTACAGCGCTTGGCAGAGCTAGGGCGCCCAGCTGAGCGGCTCGTCATGGTGGGTAGTGCGGCTGGCAAATGGGTCTTAGCGCCCGTGCCTGCTGATACGATTTTGATTCATGGTGAGGTAGATGAAACCATTCCCTTGATCGATGTCTTAGATTGGGCGCGTCCCCAAGAGTTAACGGTACAAGTGGTGCCGGGTGCTGATCATTTTTTCCATCGACGTTTGCATTGCATACGCAACATCATTACTAGCGCTTGGTTGGGTATGCCCGATCACCGCAATCAATAA
- a CDS encoding (2Fe-2S) ferredoxin domain-containing protein, whose amino-acid sequence MSFKHHVFFCLNQRSNGEDCCDRHNAFALFDYAKKRVKELGLSGPGNIRINKAGCLDRCAYGPVAVIYPEGIWYTFIDTEDVEEIIQSHLIQGRPVERLQLV is encoded by the coding sequence ATGAGTTTTAAACATCATGTTTTTTTCTGCCTAAACCAGCGCAGTAACGGCGAAGATTGTTGTGATCGTCATAATGCTTTTGCTCTTTTTGATTATGCAAAAAAGCGTGTCAAAGAGTTGGGTTTATCTGGCCCAGGAAACATCCGCATTAATAAAGCAGGGTGTTTAGATCGTTGTGCCTATGGCCCGGTGGCGGTGATTTATCCAGAGGGTATTTGGTACACCTTTATTGATACTGAAGATGTCGAAGAAATTATCCAGTCACACTTAATACAGGGGCGCCCAGTAGAGCGTCTGCAGTTAGTTTAA
- a CDS encoding VanZ family protein, translated as MQYEDQRPRKFVWPLQAMPLARAISLSYALLIIYVSLNPFDFNFSNGIPPWAWLDAPLPRFITLFDVSVNVLAYIPLGFLLVFACYPRWRNFVALSVALSFSAALAFSVESLQTWLPTRIPSQMDWWANVLGGLMGGLLAIPLGPQWLSGSAIRRRFDQWFGVNWAACALFLLFPWAQIYPQSSWLGTGVWGHAIFSSVDWGTMVVNHVIQESIITAVCWLGTGLLLSLGMRAKAPQWKILNSLLCFTVVVKIAFTALQFGAEFGLLWLTAGAIWGMVLGSLLLRWALQFSAPSKAWLAIACLVTATLVINLLPDNPYFILTLRHWYQGRLLHFNELMQWVSVVWLPLALFWVLRNRANFNLKP; from the coding sequence ATGCAATACGAAGATCAGCGTCCTCGCAAGTTTGTTTGGCCTCTCCAGGCAATGCCTTTGGCTAGGGCCATTAGTTTGAGCTATGCGCTTTTAATCATCTATGTGAGCCTAAATCCCTTTGATTTCAACTTTTCCAATGGGATCCCCCCATGGGCATGGTTGGATGCCCCCTTGCCCCGCTTTATTACGCTCTTTGATGTGTCAGTCAATGTCTTGGCCTATATTCCCCTGGGATTTCTGCTGGTCTTTGCCTGCTACCCCCGTTGGCGCAATTTTGTTGCCTTAAGCGTCGCCTTGAGCTTTAGTGCGGCATTGGCTTTTAGCGTGGAGTCCTTACAAACTTGGTTGCCCACTCGCATTCCGAGCCAAATGGATTGGTGGGCCAATGTATTGGGCGGTTTGATGGGTGGCTTATTAGCCATTCCCTTGGGCCCCCAGTGGCTCTCTGGGAGCGCAATACGTCGTCGCTTTGACCAATGGTTTGGTGTGAACTGGGCTGCTTGCGCTTTATTTTTACTTTTCCCTTGGGCTCAGATCTATCCCCAAAGCTCTTGGTTGGGTACGGGGGTATGGGGTCACGCGATTTTTTCCTCCGTCGACTGGGGCACCATGGTGGTCAATCATGTCATCCAGGAATCCATTATTACGGCAGTCTGTTGGCTCGGCACCGGACTCTTGCTATCTTTGGGGATGCGTGCAAAAGCGCCTCAGTGGAAAATTCTCAATAGTCTGCTTTGCTTCACCGTTGTAGTAAAGATTGCCTTTACTGCATTGCAGTTCGGGGCAGAATTTGGTTTGTTGTGGCTCACCGCAGGGGCTATTTGGGGAATGGTGTTGGGCAGTCTATTGCTCAGATGGGCTCTCCAGTTTTCTGCACCAAGCAAAGCTTGGCTTGCAATCGCTTGTTTAGTTACTGCCACCTTAGTAATTAATCTCCTGCCAGACAACCCGTATTTCATTCTGACATTACGACATTGGTATCAAGGTCGACTATTACACTTTAATGAATTAATGCAATGGGTTTCAGTAGTATGGTTGCCACTAGCGTTATTTTGGGTACTCCGAAATAGAGCCAACTTTAATTTAAAACCTTGA
- a CDS encoding biotin--[acetyl-CoA-carboxylase] ligase, translating to MSPNCILERVATTKSTNDDLLARWRAGELIDPVARIAHDQTSGKGRAGRVWLSNPGDTLCFSLAYPFDKRPHELSGLSLVIGLAVIAGIAGALQINETTLHQQGLRLKWPNDLLLNNAKLGGILIEGGQSNPSSPTWMVIGLGLNLRNAELIAQNSANQTSFTAAALDQLPPHHTPIPDTEFIWLKLIEAFESHLTQFEEYGFSYFKDSWSHWDAFNGQSVCISGAGKESVTGVSSGVDNSGALILHQHDKSIAIHAGDVSLRVQS from the coding sequence ATGAGCCCGAATTGCATTCTCGAACGCGTTGCCACCACCAAATCAACTAATGATGATTTATTAGCTCGTTGGCGTGCAGGTGAATTGATTGATCCCGTTGCACGTATCGCCCACGATCAGACCTCTGGTAAGGGTAGAGCTGGCAGAGTTTGGCTTTCCAACCCTGGAGATACGTTGTGCTTCTCCTTAGCCTACCCATTCGATAAACGCCCTCATGAACTGAGCGGACTTAGTCTAGTCATTGGACTAGCAGTTATTGCCGGCATTGCTGGAGCTTTACAGATCAATGAAACCACTCTTCATCAGCAAGGTCTTAGACTGAAGTGGCCCAACGATTTACTGCTGAACAATGCCAAGCTTGGTGGCATCCTCATTGAAGGTGGGCAGAGCAACCCAAGCTCACCCACTTGGATGGTGATCGGCCTGGGCCTGAACTTACGTAATGCAGAATTGATTGCACAGAACTCAGCAAATCAAACTTCTTTTACTGCCGCTGCTTTGGATCAACTCCCGCCTCATCACACACCGATTCCCGATACGGAGTTTATTTGGCTAAAGCTGATTGAAGCATTTGAAAGTCATTTAACCCAATTTGAAGAGTATGGGTTTAGCTATTTTAAAGATTCCTGGTCGCACTGGGATGCCTTTAACGGTCAGTCTGTTTGTATATCAGGCGCCGGCAAAGAGTCCGTCACTGGAGTCTCTTCCGGAGTGGATAACTCTGGCGCCCTTATTCTTCATCAGCATGACAAATCTATCGCCATTCATGCGGGCGATGTTTCTTTGCGAGTTCAATCATGA
- a CDS encoding type III pantothenate kinase, which translates to MSLYLVFDLGNTRLKWAAVESTQNIADRNKKLWAYSGSISTKSFQSAELRAELSDYISKTLPKPDAIAFCCVAGDAAIENLRSLFPQWQDLEWKQFTGSSPYQGLRTLYQDPNKLGADRWAALIGARALSSTNTLVINAGTATTIDLLGGNGVHYGGWILPGLSLMQESLQQNTAQLPLAARTNKPEAQASFGSTTDEAITGGCDAAQMGAILRAAYLAKGMNHPVEQIWLDGGNAKILANEIRQFPELAAMPVEPIEGLVLRGLWAWLLQNLKAAK; encoded by the coding sequence ATGAGTCTGTATTTGGTATTTGATCTTGGCAACACCCGGCTAAAGTGGGCCGCAGTCGAGTCTACTCAAAACATTGCAGACCGCAATAAAAAACTGTGGGCATACTCTGGGTCGATCAGTACTAAATCTTTCCAGTCAGCCGAACTACGCGCTGAGCTGTCTGACTATATTTCTAAAACTTTACCTAAGCCAGATGCTATTGCCTTTTGCTGCGTAGCAGGCGATGCTGCTATTGAAAATCTACGCAGTCTCTTTCCGCAATGGCAAGATCTTGAGTGGAAACAATTTACGGGCAGCAGTCCCTACCAAGGCTTACGAACACTCTATCAAGACCCCAACAAATTGGGCGCAGATCGATGGGCCGCTCTGATTGGCGCAAGAGCCCTCTCCAGTACCAATACGCTAGTGATCAACGCTGGGACGGCCACTACCATTGACTTGCTGGGTGGTAATGGCGTCCATTACGGCGGCTGGATTTTGCCAGGCTTAAGTCTGATGCAAGAAAGCTTGCAACAAAATACAGCCCAACTCCCATTAGCAGCTCGCACTAACAAGCCTGAGGCTCAAGCGAGCTTTGGCAGCACTACAGATGAGGCGATTACGGGTGGTTGTGATGCGGCGCAAATGGGAGCAATCCTACGCGCAGCCTACCTAGCTAAAGGGATGAATCACCCAGTTGAGCAAATTTGGCTTGATGGGGGCAATGCAAAAATTTTGGCAAATGAAATTAGACAGTTTCCAGAGTTAGCAGCAATGCCAGTAGAGCCTATTGAAGGTTTAGTGCTACGTGGGCTTTGGGCTTGGCTCTTACAAAACTTGAAAGCCGCCAAGTAA
- the rfaE2 gene encoding D-glycero-beta-D-manno-heptose 1-phosphate adenylyltransferase produces the protein MSSLSPPSFESKVCVPTELEARITALPRPLVFTNGVFDILHRGHASYLAQARALGASLVVGVNSDASVKMLGKGDDRPINTEADRQALLAALESVDLVVLFTEQTPVNLIAKIHPDIYVKGGDYEIESLEETRLVKTWGGAAVAIPFLYERSTTTLLGKIRTS, from the coding sequence ATGAGCTCATTATCCCCACCTTCTTTCGAGTCTAAAGTCTGCGTTCCGACGGAGCTGGAGGCTCGGATTACGGCACTCCCGAGACCCCTAGTATTTACGAATGGCGTATTCGATATCCTGCATAGAGGGCATGCCAGTTATCTAGCGCAAGCCAGAGCCTTGGGCGCTAGCCTGGTAGTGGGGGTGAATTCAGATGCCTCGGTCAAGATGCTGGGTAAGGGTGATGACAGGCCAATTAATACCGAGGCTGATCGCCAGGCTTTATTGGCAGCACTGGAGAGTGTCGACTTGGTAGTGTTATTTACAGAGCAGACCCCAGTGAATCTGATTGCCAAGATTCATCCCGATATTTACGTTAAGGGCGGAGATTATGAAATTGAGTCCCTGGAGGAGACCCGCCTTGTGAAAACTTGGGGTGGCGCAGCGGTTGCGATCCCATTTTTATACGAGCGCTCCACAACAACCCTATTAGGTAAGATCCGCACCAGTTGA
- a CDS encoding glutathione peroxidase: protein MPRYLLALLFLLTVMPFAKAAPPAGSCSPLLSHTFPRLQDEAPQSLCQYQGKVILVVNTASFCGFTSQYEGLEKLYAKYKDRGLVVLGFPSNDFGQQEPGSNKDIADFCKNTYDVKFPMFAKSSVSGSNPNPLFKMLIAKTGTAPKWNFYKYLIDRNGNVVDSFGSMTKPASSSITGEIEKLLGEKI, encoded by the coding sequence ATGCCACGCTACTTACTGGCACTACTTTTTTTGCTGACAGTAATGCCATTTGCAAAGGCAGCTCCACCTGCCGGCAGCTGCAGTCCGCTTTTATCTCACACCTTTCCACGATTGCAGGATGAGGCGCCTCAAAGCCTTTGCCAATACCAAGGCAAAGTCATTCTCGTTGTGAATACAGCCAGTTTTTGTGGCTTCACGAGCCAATACGAGGGTCTTGAGAAGTTGTACGCCAAATATAAAGACCGTGGCCTGGTTGTATTGGGGTTTCCATCAAACGATTTTGGTCAACAAGAGCCAGGTAGCAATAAAGACATCGCTGACTTCTGTAAAAATACCTATGATGTGAAATTCCCCATGTTCGCTAAGAGCTCAGTTAGTGGCAGCAATCCAAACCCACTATTTAAAATGCTCATAGCTAAAACTGGAACGGCACCGAAGTGGAATTTTTATAAGTACCTGATTGATCGGAACGGAAATGTAGTCGATTCTTTTGGCAGCATGACAAAACCAGCAAGCAGCAGTATTACTGGTGAAATAGAGAAACTTCTTGGAGAAAAAATTTAG
- a CDS encoding NAD(P)/FAD-dependent oxidoreductase: MGKKKVAIIGAGISGLGCAYALRQHPDLEITVFEGGNHIGGHSNTVDLTLETPHGQITHGVDTGFLVFNRKTYPRLVRLFEEIQVPIAPSEMSFSVSIDAGGKNGRSKKIEWAGNDLNSFFGQRSNLFSLSFWRMAYDILRFNRLATQLAEEQITAKLEYSEPDERIKDFLDRNRFSTSFKENYFLPMIGAIWSCSVEQMLEFPIQTMVRFCHNHGLLQIQNRPQWLTVKGGSREYVKLLVADLEKHEVHFVRESVSRVNASKSEDSPVEVITLSGLHQFDEVVMACHSDQALELVHGIDQDARNILASVPYQKNRAILHTDINFLPATERCWAAWNYTAKSGATPTAQQHVSVNYLINRLQPLPKAFDGTQVIVSLNPLTDPNPKLVHEEIHYSHPVFDMRAVQAQKELPLIQGNSSIWYCGAWTGFGFHEDGLRSGELVAMDLMESISHRVQSNSIKDSQ; this comes from the coding sequence GTGGGTAAGAAAAAAGTTGCCATCATTGGCGCTGGTATATCTGGCTTAGGATGTGCATACGCATTAAGGCAGCACCCAGATTTAGAAATCACCGTATTTGAAGGTGGTAACCATATTGGCGGCCATAGCAATACTGTAGACCTCACACTAGAAACTCCTCATGGCCAGATAACTCATGGAGTCGATACTGGATTCTTGGTATTTAACCGCAAAACCTACCCGCGCTTAGTTCGTCTATTTGAAGAAATTCAGGTTCCGATTGCGCCATCAGAAATGTCCTTTTCAGTATCCATTGATGCGGGAGGAAAAAACGGGCGCAGTAAAAAAATTGAATGGGCTGGCAACGATCTCAACTCCTTCTTTGGTCAAAGATCTAATTTATTCTCCTTGTCATTCTGGAGAATGGCCTATGACATCTTGCGCTTTAATCGCCTCGCCACTCAACTCGCAGAAGAACAAATTACTGCCAAACTTGAGTACTCAGAACCAGATGAGCGCATTAAAGATTTTCTAGATCGCAATCGTTTTAGCACCAGCTTTAAAGAAAATTATTTCCTGCCAATGATTGGCGCTATTTGGTCATGCTCTGTTGAGCAGATGCTAGAGTTTCCGATTCAGACTATGGTCCGCTTCTGCCATAACCATGGTCTCCTGCAAATCCAAAATCGCCCGCAATGGCTTACCGTTAAAGGCGGATCCCGAGAATACGTCAAGCTTTTAGTAGCGGATTTAGAGAAACATGAAGTCCATTTTGTCCGTGAATCCGTTTCTCGAGTCAATGCGAGCAAATCGGAAGACTCTCCAGTTGAAGTGATTACACTCTCTGGGCTTCACCAGTTTGATGAGGTGGTAATGGCATGTCATAGCGATCAAGCACTAGAGTTGGTTCATGGCATCGATCAAGACGCACGCAATATTTTGGCCTCGGTTCCTTACCAGAAGAATCGCGCAATTTTACATACCGATATCAATTTCTTACCCGCTACTGAACGTTGCTGGGCAGCATGGAACTACACCGCAAAATCTGGTGCAACACCGACTGCACAACAACACGTGAGTGTGAATTATTTAATCAACCGCCTACAACCTCTACCCAAAGCATTCGATGGCACACAAGTTATTGTGAGCCTGAATCCACTGACAGATCCTAATCCAAAATTGGTGCATGAAGAAATCCATTACTCGCATCCTGTCTTTGATATGCGCGCTGTGCAGGCACAAAAGGAACTGCCTTTAATTCAGGGGAACTCTTCAATCTGGTATTGCGGAGCATGGACAGGGTTTGGCTTTCATGAAGACGGTTTGCGCTCTGGAGAATTGGTGGCCATGGATCTCATGGAGAGTATTTCTCATCGCGTTCAATCAAACTCCATTAAAGATTCTCAGTAA
- a CDS encoding DUF1365 domain-containing protein produces the protein MDLPTINFGAVKHRRFRPAINAFGYGVFTLSIPMRARRNNPILLSQHGLKDKQFGLFSFFDQDHGLGDENSLSWIESILEENHVHHDDGEIWLHTFPRVLGYVFNPVSFWICTQTNGQVRAVLAEVNNTFGERHCYLLHHDSGKALQSGETLVSNKVFHVSPFCDVRGEYHFRFLFPQDSNSRRNIVCRIELHEDGAPLINTSISGLTQPLTKSALYIAFLRYPLMSLGVIGRIHWQALKLWLKGVPFHSKPKPPELEVTR, from the coding sequence ATGGATTTGCCAACGATTAATTTTGGAGCGGTAAAGCATCGACGCTTTCGTCCCGCTATTAATGCATTTGGCTATGGCGTATTTACTTTATCTATTCCAATGCGTGCGCGCAGGAATAATCCAATATTACTCAGTCAGCATGGACTCAAAGATAAGCAGTTTGGACTTTTTTCCTTTTTTGACCAAGACCATGGATTAGGCGACGAGAACAGTCTGTCCTGGATCGAATCGATTCTTGAAGAAAATCACGTTCATCATGATGATGGTGAAATTTGGTTGCACACTTTTCCGCGAGTGCTCGGCTATGTCTTTAATCCAGTCAGCTTTTGGATCTGCACCCAAACCAATGGTCAAGTGCGAGCGGTACTAGCTGAAGTAAATAACACCTTTGGCGAACGACACTGCTATCTACTCCATCATGACTCTGGTAAAGCCCTGCAATCCGGAGAGACGCTTGTGAGCAATAAGGTATTCCATGTCTCGCCCTTTTGTGACGTCCGAGGGGAGTACCACTTCCGCTTCTTATTTCCCCAAGATAGCAATTCAAGGCGTAATATTGTTTGTCGGATTGAGCTACACGAGGACGGCGCTCCATTAATCAACACCAGCATCAGCGGCCTTACTCAACCCTTGACTAAAAGCGCTCTCTACATAGCCTTTCTGCGCTACCCCCTCATGAGTCTGGGTGTCATTGGCCGAATTCACTGGCAGGCATTGAAATTATGGCTAAAAGGTGTACCCTTTCACTCAAAACCTAAACCACCAGAACTTGAAGTTACTCGATGA
- a CDS encoding SAM-dependent methyltransferase, with amino-acid sequence MNRPGQTLLSRLTFSRPERRKSKPQQGNASTTALLGLLAKLRSGHLVLTLPNNEVREFGNISDQLHAEIQILDWSVFKQVLSHGDIGFAESYIRGEWNTPDLKAVLELAIRNRTILDKAIYGSWFGSIAYRLRHWFRDNSKSGSRKNIHAHYDLGNAFYTLWLDPTMSYSSAWFSEGDKQSLMDAQRAKIKRILDSIQAKKGDQILEIGCGWGGFMEEALRNGNQVTGLTLSTEQKAFADSRLQKISTEVSNAKQFEVRLQDYRDCKEQFDGIASVEMFEAVGENHWAEYFQTVAKRLKSGGRACIQTIVIADDLFDRYRQSTDFIQQYVFPGGMLPSPAKFKAAAASAGLELEAEFAFGADYAKTLCLWRDSFNHKIEEIYRLGFDEAFIRLWNFYLMYCAAGFSEKNIDVVQYTLRHQNVIHSSDALRP; translated from the coding sequence ATGAATCGCCCCGGTCAAACACTGCTATCCCGCCTCACCTTCTCTCGCCCTGAAAGGCGAAAGTCCAAACCTCAACAAGGTAATGCAAGTACAACAGCCCTATTGGGTCTTTTGGCGAAATTGCGCAGTGGGCACCTAGTGCTCACCCTTCCTAATAATGAAGTAAGAGAATTTGGCAACATCTCAGACCAACTACATGCAGAAATTCAAATTCTAGATTGGTCCGTATTTAAACAGGTTTTATCTCATGGTGATATCGGATTCGCTGAAAGCTATATCCGAGGCGAATGGAATACCCCCGATCTCAAAGCCGTTCTAGAGCTAGCCATTCGAAATCGTACTATCTTAGATAAAGCAATTTATGGCAGCTGGTTTGGATCCATAGCCTATCGCCTGAGGCATTGGTTTAGAGACAATTCTAAATCCGGAAGCCGTAAAAATATTCACGCGCACTATGACCTAGGCAATGCCTTTTATACGCTTTGGCTAGACCCCACAATGAGCTACTCGAGTGCATGGTTTTCTGAGGGTGATAAGCAATCACTCATGGATGCCCAGCGCGCAAAAATCAAACGTATCCTAGACTCCATCCAGGCTAAAAAGGGCGATCAAATCTTAGAAATAGGCTGTGGTTGGGGCGGCTTCATGGAAGAAGCCTTACGCAATGGCAACCAAGTCACTGGTCTGACATTGTCGACGGAACAAAAAGCGTTTGCAGACTCTAGACTTCAAAAGATTTCTACAGAAGTAAGTAATGCAAAGCAATTTGAGGTTCGGTTGCAAGACTATCGGGACTGTAAAGAGCAATTTGATGGTATTGCCTCCGTTGAAATGTTTGAAGCGGTTGGTGAAAATCATTGGGCTGAATACTTCCAAACAGTTGCAAAACGACTCAAATCGGGTGGCCGAGCCTGCATCCAAACTATCGTAATCGCAGATGATTTATTTGATCGCTATCGTCAGAGTACTGACTTTATTCAACAGTATGTGTTTCCAGGGGGCATGCTCCCCTCTCCAGCTAAATTCAAGGCTGCTGCAGCTAGTGCCGGTCTAGAACTTGAGGCAGAGTTTGCCTTTGGTGCTGACTATGCCAAAACCTTATGCTTATGGCGCGATAGCTTTAATCACAAGATTGAAGAAATTTATCGCCTTGGTTTTGATGAGGCATTTATTCGGCTCTGGAATTTTTATCTCATGTATTGTGCCGCCGGATTTTCTGAAAAGAATATTGATGTGGTGCAGTACACCCTCAGACATCAAAATGTCATTCACTCAAGTGATGCACTGCGCCCATGA
- a CDS encoding SDR family NAD(P)-dependent oxidoreductase, with the protein MKQKGIDSFVNQRIWVIGASSGIGEACTTAFIKAGAKVALSSRRAERLDTLAQSAEPGQALVLPLDVTHQEQLDSAYRSILEAWGGLDLLLFVSGVYTPLRADNFEFEIAQKTIDANLLGPMRAVSIVMPDMLKAHAGHIAIVGSVAGYSGLPKALAYGPSKAGIINFCETLYYDLLPQGVSVHMISPGFVATEATAQNDFEMPALITADKAAQEILAGLQAGEFDIHFPKRFSGFLKFLRILPYPLYFWIIRRFVKI; encoded by the coding sequence ATGAAACAAAAAGGAATAGATTCTTTTGTAAATCAACGGATTTGGGTCATTGGGGCTTCCAGTGGTATTGGTGAGGCCTGCACAACAGCTTTTATCAAGGCGGGTGCAAAAGTTGCGCTCTCTAGCCGTCGTGCCGAGCGGCTAGATACTCTCGCACAATCTGCGGAGCCAGGACAAGCCCTAGTGCTTCCATTGGATGTCACCCATCAAGAGCAACTCGACTCTGCCTACCGAAGCATCCTAGAAGCCTGGGGTGGCTTAGATCTACTGCTGTTTGTCTCGGGCGTATATACCCCCTTACGTGCTGATAATTTTGAATTTGAGATTGCACAGAAAACCATTGATGCCAATCTACTGGGTCCCATGCGGGCGGTCAGCATTGTGATGCCAGATATGCTCAAGGCGCATGCCGGTCATATTGCCATCGTTGGTAGCGTAGCGGGATATAGCGGACTACCTAAAGCTTTAGCGTATGGGCCGAGTAAAGCAGGGATTATTAATTTCTGTGAAACCCTGTATTACGACTTACTGCCGCAGGGCGTGAGCGTGCATATGATCTCACCGGGATTTGTTGCGACAGAAGCTACCGCACAAAATGATTTTGAGATGCCGGCGCTCATCACTGCAGATAAAGCCGCACAAGAAATCCTTGCAGGACTGCAGGCTGGAGAGTTTGATATTCACTTCCCCAAGCGGTTTTCAGGATTCTTAAAGTTCCTCAGAATCCTGCCTTACCCGCTTTACTTCTGGATCATTCGACGCTTCGTCAAGATATAA
- a CDS encoding thiol:disulfide interchange protein DsbA/DsbL, with translation MITLSKSKRAFLSATILGLAFSFSGLAAAQSPKIEEGFDYRILPTPQPVETKGKVEVIEFFWYGCPHCYDFEPELNAWLKRQAKDVTFRKVPVAFRDDFMPHSQLFYALESMGKGEAMNDKVMYAMHKENKRLMTENEIADWVASQGIDRNTFLATYRSFAVVSKARAARQMADAYRIDSVPTIVMQGRYVTSPSIAGTKAKAIAVMDYLEQKIRKDKYK, from the coding sequence ATGATTACATTATCTAAATCTAAAAGAGCCTTTTTATCTGCCACGATTCTTGGATTAGCATTTTCTTTTTCAGGCCTTGCTGCTGCGCAAAGTCCCAAGATTGAGGAGGGGTTTGATTATCGTATTCTGCCTACCCCTCAGCCAGTTGAGACCAAAGGGAAGGTCGAAGTTATCGAGTTTTTTTGGTATGGATGCCCCCATTGTTATGACTTTGAGCCAGAGCTCAATGCCTGGCTTAAGCGCCAAGCAAAGGATGTGACATTCCGTAAAGTGCCCGTGGCTTTCCGAGATGATTTCATGCCGCACAGCCAGTTGTTCTATGCCCTGGAATCTATGGGTAAAGGTGAGGCAATGAATGACAAAGTGATGTATGCCATGCATAAAGAAAACAAGCGCCTCATGACAGAAAATGAGATCGCTGATTGGGTGGCCTCACAAGGCATCGATCGCAATACTTTCTTGGCTACCTATCGCTCATTTGCCGTTGTATCTAAAGCGCGTGCTGCAAGACAGATGGCTGATGCCTATCGTATTGATAGTGTGCCAACAATTGTGATGCAAGGCCGCTACGTCACATCCCCATCTATTGCTGGAACCAAGGCAAAAGCGATTGCGGTAATGGATTACTTAGAGCAGAAAATCCGCAAGGATAAGTACAAGTAA
- a CDS encoding SPOR domain-containing protein, translating into MKTNNQHTSFTPKTRSSSPEYGGTILGFILGLGVGLGVAFVIAFYLSKNTPQERPGVRAPNLPLTIKSGSAPAEGEATPPAEALDLNKPLQGKSAAPAANAPDPIADLANGKKPVDIAPAAKSDAIYFLQVGAFNKRADADAQKASLAIQGIQSQLSEISSEGNTLWRVRVGPYNSVEESNPVRDKLTGMGIKPSVIKSSKS; encoded by the coding sequence ATGAAAACAAACAATCAACACACCAGCTTCACTCCAAAGACCCGGTCTTCGAGTCCGGAGTATGGCGGCACTATTCTTGGCTTCATCTTAGGGCTTGGTGTTGGCCTCGGCGTTGCTTTTGTGATTGCCTTTTACCTTTCTAAAAACACACCGCAAGAGCGCCCTGGAGTTAGAGCTCCCAATCTTCCTTTAACAATTAAATCGGGATCAGCGCCGGCGGAAGGTGAAGCGACTCCCCCGGCAGAGGCTCTAGATCTGAACAAGCCTTTGCAAGGCAAGTCTGCAGCACCTGCCGCTAATGCGCCAGATCCAATTGCTGATTTAGCTAATGGTAAGAAGCCGGTAGATATAGCTCCTGCTGCAAAATCAGATGCTATTTACTTTCTACAAGTGGGTGCCTTTAATAAGCGTGCCGATGCAGATGCACAAAAAGCGAGCTTAGCGATTCAGGGTATTCAATCGCAATTAAGTGAGATTAGCAGTGAGGGTAATACGCTTTGGCGTGTGCGTGTTGGCCCTTACAACAGTGTTGAAGAAAGCAACCCCGTGCGTGATAAGCTAACTGGCATGGGCATTAAACCGAGTGTCATTAAATCTAGCAAATCATGA